In one window of Chitinophagales bacterium DNA:
- a CDS encoding TonB-dependent receptor plug domain-containing protein, protein MQKILCYILTLFLVNTGIAQTTVTGKLIDAKTKEPIESAVIKYAQKNLLTNKEGAFSVPYSHENTRILITAIGYKSKQIQLNDTAKNVIELESAILNLTEVVVAAPGFNQSLQQIISKIDLNLRPAKSSQELLRFLPGLFIAQHQGGGKAEQIFLRGFDIDHGTDIAITVDGMPVNMVSHAHGQGYADLHFLIPETIKNIDYGTGPYYAAQGNFNTAGYAAFETKNKLEQNQVQVEAGMFETVRTLGMFQLLNKQKHQAYIASEYLYSNGPFQSPQHFNRFNIFGKYNWQLHEKNSLQFIASTFDSKWDASGQIPQRAVAAGLIDRFGAIDDTEGGTTGRSNLSVKWKHSNSNFTIHQQIFYSRYQFDLFSNFTFFLNDPVNGDQIRQREKRDVLGYNASLQTKRHYRQWTITSNAGWGLRADKTYASELSQTLAKETVLERKALGNVKEINAFAYASQNYSSGKWMFNPAVRVDYFSFAYADALNPSLPSQQKAVMSPKLNVFYNYSKQVQLFIKSGKGFHSNDTRVVVPNNGSQILPAAYGADAGVVLKALKNLIITTSAWYLYLQQEFVYVGDEAVVEQGGKTQRLGFDVSGRYQFIKNWLVDVNINYAHARDLQSAKGEDFIPLAPQLTSIGGISYQSKQGFNGSLRYRFLKDRPANSNNSITAKGYFITDLSFNYTKRMYEIGFIVENLFNTKWNEAQFETTSRLRDEPMEVTELHFTPGVPFFAKLRLSIFF, encoded by the coding sequence ATGCAAAAGATATTATGTTACATTTTAACTTTATTTCTTGTAAACACTGGAATTGCACAAACAACTGTAACAGGAAAATTGATTGATGCTAAAACAAAAGAGCCCATTGAAAGTGCCGTAATAAAATATGCGCAAAAGAATTTACTTACAAATAAAGAAGGTGCATTTTCCGTACCATATTCGCATGAAAACACTCGTATTCTAATAACCGCTATTGGATATAAAAGTAAGCAGATACAGTTAAATGATACTGCAAAAAATGTAATTGAATTAGAATCAGCTATTCTCAATTTAACCGAAGTGGTTGTAGCTGCACCCGGCTTTAATCAGAGTTTGCAGCAAATAATCAGTAAAATAGATTTGAACCTGCGTCCAGCAAAATCATCACAGGAATTGTTGCGCTTTTTACCTGGATTATTTATTGCACAGCATCAGGGTGGAGGTAAAGCTGAGCAAATTTTTCTTCGTGGCTTTGATATAGATCACGGAACGGATATAGCCATTACTGTTGATGGTATGCCGGTAAACATGGTGAGCCATGCACACGGGCAAGGTTATGCTGATTTGCATTTCCTCATTCCGGAAACTATAAAAAATATTGATTATGGCACTGGACCTTATTATGCTGCACAGGGCAACTTTAATACAGCAGGTTATGCAGCTTTTGAAACAAAAAATAAGCTGGAACAGAATCAAGTGCAGGTAGAGGCAGGTATGTTTGAAACGGTAAGAACGCTTGGCATGTTTCAATTGCTTAACAAACAAAAACATCAGGCATATATTGCTTCGGAATATTTATACAGCAATGGGCCCTTTCAAAGTCCGCAGCATTTTAACCGCTTTAATATTTTTGGAAAATACAATTGGCAGTTGCATGAAAAAAACAGTTTACAATTCATTGCATCCACCTTTGACAGCAAGTGGGATGCAAGCGGACAAATACCTCAACGTGCAGTAGCTGCAGGACTTATCGACCGCTTTGGTGCTATTGATGATACAGAAGGCGGAACCACCGGACGTTCTAACCTGAGTGTAAAATGGAAACACAGTAACAGCAACTTTACGATCCATCAGCAAATATTTTATTCACGCTATCAATTTGATTTGTTTTCAAACTTTACTTTCTTTTTAAATGACCCTGTAAACGGAGACCAGATTCGTCAGCGTGAAAAAAGAGATGTTTTGGGTTACAATGCTTCGTTACAAACAAAACGTCATTATCGCCAATGGACAATTACAAGCAATGCCGGCTGGGGATTGCGGGCAGATAAAACTTATGCATCTGAACTTTCACAGACGCTTGCCAAAGAAACAGTGCTCGAACGCAAGGCATTGGGCAATGTTAAAGAGATAAATGCATTTGCTTATGCATCACAAAACTACAGTTCAGGTAAGTGGATGTTTAACCCTGCAGTACGTGTGGATTATTTTTCCTTTGCTTATGCAGATGCTTTAAATCCATCGCTGCCATCACAGCAAAAAGCTGTTATGAGCCCCAAGCTCAATGTGTTTTATAATTACAGCAAACAAGTGCAACTCTTTATCAAATCAGGAAAGGGATTTCATAGTAACGATACAAGAGTAGTGGTGCCAAACAATGGTTCACAAATTTTACCCGCTGCATATGGTGCTGATGCAGGTGTCGTGCTCAAGGCTTTAAAAAATCTCATCATAACTACTTCTGCCTGGTATTTGTATCTGCAACAGGAATTTGTGTATGTAGGTGATGAAGCGGTAGTGGAACAGGGTGGTAAAACACAGCGTCTTGGTTTTGATGTCTCAGGCCGTTATCAATTTATAAAAAACTGGCTGGTAGATGTAAATATCAACTATGCTCATGCAAGAGATTTGCAAAGTGCAAAAGGTGAAGATTTTATTCCGCTTGCCCCACAGTTAACAAGTATTGGCGGTATCAGCTATCAAAGTAAGCAAGGTTTTAACGGTAGTCTTCGCTATCGCTTTCTGAAAGACAGACCGGCAAACAGCAATAACAGTATTACAGCTAAAGGCTACTTTATAACTGACCTTTCATTCAATTATACAAAAAGGATGTATGAAATAGGATTTATTGTTGAAAATCTGTTCAATACAAAATGGAATGAAGCACAGTTTGAAACTACTAGCCGACTTAGAGATGAGCCTATGGAAGTTACAGAATTACATTTTACCCCGGGTGTTCCATTTTTTGCAAAACTAAGGCTGAGTATTTTCTTTTGA
- a CDS encoding ester cyclase: protein MKQPIKIVEKLFAAWNSHRPQEVMECYHEEFRRQDVSNHLSYNKQTLLKVVQSYLYAFPDVSFYIDEVVDNEERIVVCWTATGHHRGKIMNIPPTGKYISFNGVSILHIQNELIMKVWYLWDEASMLRQMGLLPESQHTT from the coding sequence ATGAAACAACCTATTAAAATAGTTGAAAAACTATTTGCCGCCTGGAACAGTCACCGTCCACAAGAGGTGATGGAATGCTATCATGAAGAATTCAGACGTCAAGATGTAAGCAATCATCTTTCATACAACAAGCAAACTTTACTCAAAGTTGTCCAAAGCTATCTGTATGCTTTTCCAGATGTGTCATTCTATATTGATGAAGTGGTGGATAATGAGGAACGTATAGTCGTTTGTTGGACTGCTACGGGTCACCATCGTGGAAAAATTATGAATATACCTCCCACTGGTAAATACATTTCTTTTAATGGCGTGTCAATATTGCATATTCAAAATGAACTCATCATGAAAGTCTGGTATTTGTGGGATGAAGCAAGCATGCTCAGGCAAATGGGCCTATTGCCGGAATCACAACATACTACTTAA
- a CDS encoding AAA family ATPase encodes MARNLADILSSNRKELFTGRDKEIGIFSSILQQPILNVFLIYIYGPGGQGKTTLIKQFAEICCELDVSFLKVDGREINASPLDFTRALQQALNTTNIFDSFNARNGKFVLFIDTYELLNPIDDWLRDEFLPKMPDNILTVLSGRNAPDKNWTLDNGWQQLMKVIQVRNFSPNESRSYLKKRSVPLATIDSILEFTHGHPLALSVVADMYDQHPERPFNPAESPDVIKTLLENFVQKVPGPAHRTALEICAMIKFTSESLLKEVMEIEDASELFKWLQDLSFIEKNRFGLYPHDLAREAIVTDLMWRNPEWNKTLHKRIRKFYIDRLNNSNEVQQRELLYQLAYLHRHHSSVRPFLEWQEGASNWIEPLKEEDIPQLVQIVKQNEGKQSSLNFSYWVRHPASFTWVFRNATTKCSGFILRVNVNELDKNEQIQDKAISQIINYVTHNLTLRKGEVCTVFRFWMSVDSYQQVSRLQSSIFLTIVQFYLTTPSLAVHFLGCAKPKFWEKMLNYADLHYVPELSIQNEKDEFGFYMHDWRQTPPAAWLDLLGQREVGEKVEGNRLEQKLQIVVLSEDEFTSCVYDALKDYHSDKKLLNNPLLRSRFVINAANNDTDPKILLAALRDCLADATDKIKNSPKDVKLHRVMFRTFLNPVGSQEAVADYLNIPFSTFRRYLRKAVNMVTETLWALEIEK; translated from the coding sequence ATGGCAAGAAATCTGGCTGACATACTATCATCAAACCGAAAAGAACTATTTACAGGAAGAGATAAAGAAATAGGCATATTTTCTTCCATACTACAACAACCAATACTTAATGTATTTTTGATATATATATATGGTCCTGGTGGTCAGGGAAAAACTACGCTTATTAAACAGTTTGCTGAAATCTGCTGCGAACTGGATGTTTCTTTTTTAAAAGTTGACGGACGTGAAATAAATGCCTCACCACTCGATTTTACAAGGGCATTACAACAGGCATTAAATACCACAAATATTTTTGATTCTTTTAATGCAAGGAATGGAAAATTTGTATTATTTATTGATACCTACGAATTACTAAACCCGATAGATGATTGGTTGCGTGATGAGTTTTTGCCAAAGATGCCGGATAATATACTTACCGTTTTGAGTGGACGCAATGCACCTGATAAAAATTGGACGCTTGATAATGGCTGGCAGCAGTTAATGAAAGTAATACAAGTACGCAACTTTTCTCCTAACGAAAGCAGATCCTATCTAAAAAAAAGAAGTGTACCGCTTGCAACTATTGACTCAATTCTTGAATTTACACACGGTCACCCTTTGGCTTTAAGTGTAGTAGCTGATATGTATGATCAGCATCCTGAGAGGCCATTTAATCCAGCAGAGAGTCCTGATGTAATAAAAACACTACTGGAAAATTTTGTGCAGAAAGTTCCAGGACCCGCCCACCGCACCGCATTGGAAATATGTGCAATGATTAAATTTACCTCTGAATCGTTACTAAAAGAAGTAATGGAAATCGAAGATGCATCAGAGCTGTTTAAATGGTTGCAGGATTTATCTTTTATTGAAAAAAATCGTTTTGGGTTATACCCACATGACCTTGCCCGTGAAGCTATTGTTACTGATTTGATGTGGCGTAATCCTGAATGGAATAAAACGCTTCACAAACGTATCCGTAAGTTCTATATTGACAGACTTAATAACAGTAATGAAGTCCAACAACGTGAATTACTTTATCAGCTGGCTTACTTGCACAGACATCATTCATCTGTACGTCCTTTTTTGGAATGGCAAGAAGGTGCCAGTAACTGGATCGAACCGCTAAAAGAAGAAGATATCCCCCAATTAGTACAGATAGTGAAGCAGAATGAGGGAAAACAGTCATCATTAAATTTTTCATACTGGGTACGCCACCCTGCTTCATTTACCTGGGTGTTCAGAAATGCAACAACGAAATGCAGTGGTTTTATTTTGCGTGTAAACGTAAATGAACTTGACAAAAATGAACAGATTCAAGATAAGGCAATTAGTCAAATTATAAATTATGTTACCCACAACCTAACTTTACGTAAAGGAGAGGTTTGTACAGTTTTTCGATTTTGGATGTCTGTCGATAGTTATCAACAAGTCAGCAGATTGCAGAGCAGTATTTTCTTAACTATTGTGCAGTTTTATTTAACTACACCTTCTTTGGCTGTGCATTTTTTAGGATGTGCAAAACCTAAGTTTTGGGAAAAAATGCTAAACTATGCTGACTTACATTATGTACCTGAGTTAAGCATTCAAAACGAAAAGGACGAATTTGGATTTTATATGCATGATTGGCGTCAAACACCGCCTGCTGCATGGCTTGATTTACTTGGACAGCGAGAAGTAGGTGAGAAAGTAGAAGGTAATCGTTTAGAGCAGAAATTACAAATTGTTGTTTTGAGTGAAGATGAATTTACGTCATGCGTTTATGATGCGCTTAAAGATTATCATTCAGATAAAAAATTATTGAATAATCCACTACTCCGTAGTCGTTTTGTTATAAACGCCGCTAATAATGATACTGATCCTAAAATATTACTTGCCGCACTAAGGGATTGCCTTGCCGATGCTACAGATAAAATAAAAAACTCGCCCAAAGATGTGAAGCTACATCGGGTAATGTTTCGTACATTTTTGAATCCAGTGGGTAGCCAGGAAGCAGTAGCTGATTATCTCAACATTCCATTCAGTACTTTTCGCCGTTATTTACGTAAAGCTGTAAATATGGTAACTGAGACTTTGTGGGCACTAGAAATTGAGAAATGA
- a CDS encoding redoxin family protein, with protein sequence MKSYRIFLISTVLVFNSCSGQNKETNDYSNIIFIDSTVNSFDSLIAKFKGSVVYVDIWASWCLPCRREFKSLGFLQNMAADNKIILLYISGDKNADSVKWKNIIYKNSLQGYHIRMSNQLKTEIIKRFSRPLKSTGELALIYPTYLILNYEGNVVNFNAPKPSEKEKLLQELKRFQ encoded by the coding sequence ATGAAGTCCTATAGAATTTTCCTTATTTCAACCGTTCTGGTCTTCAACTCGTGTAGTGGCCAGAATAAAGAAACCAATGATTATTCTAATATCATTTTTATTGATTCAACAGTAAACAGCTTTGATAGCCTTATTGCTAAATTTAAAGGCTCAGTTGTATATGTTGATATTTGGGCAAGCTGGTGTTTGCCTTGTCGGCGAGAGTTTAAAAGTCTTGGCTTTTTGCAGAACATGGCTGCAGATAATAAAATCATACTTCTTTACATATCTGGAGATAAAAATGCGGATAGTGTAAAGTGGAAAAATATTATATATAAAAACAGTTTGCAAGGATATCATATTAGGATGAGCAATCAGTTGAAGACGGAAATCATTAAACGATTTTCAAGACCATTAAAGAGCACAGGAGAGTTAGCATTGATATATCCAACATATTTAATTCTGAATTATGAAGGTAATGTGGTAAATTTTAATGCACCGAAACCAAGCGAGAAGGAAAAATTATTGCAGGAACTAAAAAGATTTCAGTAG
- a CDS encoding DUF2306 domain-containing protein, producing MTVAKILWGLLIIIICFFIVNNASPYFNFESSSYDSEDIRPFQYVLISHILFGIIAILSGPIQFFSYFRVKYPSFHKTLGKVYLFSVLSSSLASIYLAVFHAIQYKGYFTFGVGLLGLAFAWLCTSGMAYAVILKKNIAQHREWMIRSYVVTCGFVVFRIVFGLLEQVFYLPHIDSGNIAAWFSWSIPLLGCEIILQTKKKSENNK from the coding sequence ATGACAGTTGCTAAAATTCTATGGGGTTTGTTAATCATCATTATCTGCTTTTTTATAGTAAATAATGCTTCGCCCTATTTTAATTTTGAAAGCAGCAGTTATGATTCAGAAGATATAAGGCCGTTTCAATATGTCTTGATATCTCACATTTTATTTGGGATTATCGCCATTCTATCTGGCCCTATTCAGTTTTTTTCATATTTCAGGGTTAAATATCCTTCTTTTCACAAAACACTCGGAAAAGTATATCTATTTTCAGTTCTTTCATCATCACTTGCAAGTATTTACTTAGCTGTTTTTCATGCTATACAGTACAAAGGTTACTTCACATTTGGTGTTGGGTTGCTTGGTCTTGCTTTTGCCTGGCTTTGCACTTCCGGCATGGCCTATGCCGTTATTTTAAAAAAGAATATTGCACAACACAGAGAATGGATGATTCGTAGTTATGTGGTGACTTGTGGTTTTGTTGTTTTCAGAATTGTCTTTGGCTTATTGGAACAGGTTTTTTATCTGCCTCATATTGATAGTGGAAATATTGCTGCGTGGTTTTCGTGGTCAATTCCATTGTTAGGGTGCGAAATTATTCTACAAACAAAAAAGAAATCCGAAAATAACAAATAG
- a CDS encoding cupin domain-containing protein, which produces MTNRTIYNPLQKDSVTFLKVGRETNGEYTLVKVELANMGGVGLHYHKTYAETFTCLEGQVQIKVDERIYTLSEGQTATAHPLSNHLFQNRSGNPCQFTVEIRPAHRGFEETLQIAYGLARDGKCGKNGMPKNILVLAWLFIHSESNLRGWRSLFEPLLKFQAGITQAFGLHKKLILKYVKL; this is translated from the coding sequence ATGACTAACAGGACAATATATAACCCGCTTCAAAAGGATTCTGTAACTTTTTTAAAAGTGGGGAGAGAAACCAATGGAGAATACACGTTGGTCAAGGTGGAGTTGGCAAATATGGGCGGGGTTGGTTTACACTATCATAAAACATATGCTGAAACTTTTACCTGCCTTGAAGGTCAAGTACAGATTAAGGTGGACGAGAGGATTTACACACTATCTGAAGGACAAACTGCAACGGCTCATCCACTGAGTAACCACCTCTTCCAAAACCGAAGCGGAAATCCCTGCCAATTTACAGTTGAAATAAGACCGGCACATAGAGGATTTGAAGAAACATTGCAAATAGCTTACGGTCTGGCAAGGGATGGTAAGTGCGGCAAAAATGGAATGCCTAAAAATATTCTTGTTTTAGCATGGCTATTTATTCATAGCGAAAGTAATCTTAGAGGCTGGCGCAGTTTATTTGAACCTCTGCTAAAGTTTCAGGCTGGCATTACTCAAGCCTTCGGCCTGCATAAGAAACTTATTTTAAAATATGTAAAGCTCTGA
- a CDS encoding cupin domain-containing protein, which translates to MIDFKPTIDHGKVFNSQIMVINDQPNTENGIVLVYPKTDGPPIHKHSLQEEIFTVLEGSLDIYKENTWIRAEAGVTVHIPKNVAHTYKNTSAEPCYFIYKISPKGTFTDMMSDFERLINIGKIKSAKDIKSLIYLSIVFRKYKESVSSVVPPNFVMILMAGIGKILGFKIQ; encoded by the coding sequence ATGATTGATTTTAAACCCACAATTGACCATGGCAAGGTATTTAACTCGCAAATAATGGTCATAAATGACCAGCCAAACACTGAAAATGGTATTGTATTAGTTTATCCAAAAACAGACGGCCCCCCTATTCATAAACATTCGTTACAGGAAGAAATATTTACAGTTTTGGAGGGTTCGTTGGATATATACAAAGAAAATACATGGATAAGAGCAGAGGCAGGTGTTACTGTACACATCCCCAAAAATGTGGCTCATACATATAAAAATACAAGTGCAGAACCATGCTATTTTATTTACAAAATTTCTCCCAAAGGAACTTTCACAGATATGATGAGTGATTTTGAAAGACTTATTAACATAGGGAAGATTAAGAGCGCCAAGGATATAAAATCACTTATTTATTTGTCTATTGTTTTCAGAAAATATAAAGAATCGGTATCCAGCGTTGTGCCTCCCAATTTTGTAATGATTTTGATGGCAGGAATAGGTAAGATTCTTGGTTTTAAAATACAATAA
- a CDS encoding MarR family transcriptional regulator — MAKKPNNINHIGRLVRNIYIAVTDESHKVLRQEGYSDLDGSYSIIFQHIGTGARATDIAVKARTSKQNVKYLLEVLEKKGLVRRKQDAKDGRAWIFELTGKGHDYRNAGLRVIAALEKKWAEAIGETRYFQLIKNLEVLNTYIIEQNGTA, encoded by the coding sequence ATGGCAAAAAAACCAAACAACATAAATCACATAGGCAGACTGGTCAGGAATATATATATTGCTGTCACAGATGAATCACACAAGGTATTAAGGCAGGAGGGATACTCTGATTTAGACGGGTCATATAGTATAATTTTTCAGCACATAGGTACCGGCGCAAGGGCAACCGATATTGCTGTTAAAGCAAGAACTTCCAAGCAGAATGTGAAATATCTTTTGGAAGTTTTGGAGAAAAAAGGTCTTGTCAGGCGTAAGCAGGATGCTAAAGATGGGAGGGCCTGGATATTTGAATTAACAGGTAAAGGGCATGATTATAGAAATGCCGGGCTAAGAGTGATTGCCGCCTTAGAGAAGAAGTGGGCCGAAGCAATTGGAGAAACCAGGTATTTTCAATTAATAAAAAATCTCGAAGTACTGAATACTTATATCATAGAGCAAAATGGTACTGCGTAG
- a CDS encoding retroviral-like aspartic protease family protein — MKKIILVAFFSIAVIRFNISAQLIYTLPVEYSDYQLIFCKISINGESVIALFDTGNFSELRISSTFIRKYGLSLRPSETISKGIKTKNGAVMKGKTDSLSIGGLVLKDKEFDCIEGYIENISKKVKKNFDAVIGWPFLENYFFELDISKKYFCFSKKSFWHESESGFIPVSNINNVPVLKGLIQGQVSNILFDCGAPFSKIDSSFAAQITGHTDTLELFRNHSIPMKAFAINLNNLNYRINFNVSDIKNTKCQAVIGNNFINRYRVRYNPLSKSVKFDSL, encoded by the coding sequence ATGAAAAAAATAATACTTGTAGCATTTTTTTCAATAGCGGTTATCAGATTTAACATATCTGCACAGTTAATATATACATTACCGGTTGAATACAGTGACTACCAACTTATATTTTGCAAGATTTCAATAAATGGTGAGAGCGTTATAGCTCTCTTTGATACAGGCAATTTTTCAGAGTTACGGATTTCCTCAACATTTATCAGGAAGTATGGCCTAAGCCTTAGACCTTCAGAGACTATCAGCAAAGGTATAAAGACAAAAAATGGTGCTGTTATGAAAGGCAAAACAGACAGCCTATCGATAGGTGGTCTAGTATTAAAAGATAAAGAGTTTGATTGTATTGAGGGCTATATTGAAAATATCAGTAAGAAAGTGAAGAAAAATTTTGATGCGGTAATTGGATGGCCCTTTTTAGAAAACTACTTTTTCGAACTTGACATCAGCAAAAAGTATTTTTGCTTTTCAAAGAAAAGCTTCTGGCATGAAAGTGAGTCAGGTTTTATACCCGTTTCAAATATTAATAATGTGCCGGTATTAAAAGGGCTCATACAGGGACAAGTCAGCAATATTCTTTTTGATTGCGGGGCACCGTTCAGTAAAATAGACAGCAGTTTTGCTGCTCAAATTACTGGCCATACAGATACACTTGAATTATTCAGAAACCATAGCATTCCTATGAAAGCATTTGCCATAAATCTTAATAACCTGAATTATAGAATTAACTTTAATGTAAGCGATATAAAAAATACCAAATGCCAGGCTGTTATCGGGAATAATTTTATAAACAGATACCGGGTTCGCTATAATCCCTTGTCTAAATCTGTAAAATTCGACAGTCTTTAA